From the Streptomyces sp. Tu 2975 genome, one window contains:
- a CDS encoding MFS transporter, with protein MAAGYADILKAPHAARLLTGTLVGRLPNATAHIAIVLFTRAEGGSYTLAGALAAVYGLATAVGQPLLGRAVDLYGQPRVQLPAAVVSALGMFLLAAAGTGSLVLAYTAVSVAGLFTPPLEGGLRALWPSLLGREDRVHRAYAMDAVAQEIMFTVGPLLVTLLVSLWSPGAALFVINVIGVVGALSVVMSKPSRAWRSAPREAHWLGALRSPGLLALLGAFFFVGLALGSITVAGVAYADDHGRESVYGWLMAALGLGALVGGSVYGARQWSGAPERRLRIIVALLAAGYLPLILTPGVAAMTALSAVAGVFLAPAIACAFIVVDRHAPRGTVTEAFSWLVTTFGVGAAAGTAVAGPAVEIGGTAWSFAVAGAGGIAALMVLTATQRVLAVPGRTDDITGSGSHSSENDRNGAAQPGFSSGREA; from the coding sequence ATGGCCGCCGGGTACGCAGACATTCTCAAGGCCCCGCACGCGGCACGCCTGCTCACCGGCACCCTTGTCGGCCGGCTGCCGAACGCGACCGCGCACATCGCCATCGTGCTGTTCACCCGCGCGGAAGGCGGCAGCTACACGCTCGCGGGCGCGCTCGCCGCCGTCTACGGTCTCGCCACCGCCGTCGGACAGCCGCTGCTGGGCCGGGCCGTCGACCTGTACGGGCAGCCGCGGGTGCAACTGCCCGCCGCCGTCGTCTCGGCACTGGGCATGTTCCTCCTCGCGGCGGCCGGCACCGGTTCGCTGGTCCTCGCCTACACCGCGGTGAGCGTCGCGGGTCTGTTCACGCCACCGCTCGAGGGCGGGCTGCGGGCCCTGTGGCCGAGCCTGCTTGGCCGCGAGGACCGCGTGCACCGGGCGTACGCCATGGACGCGGTGGCCCAGGAGATCATGTTCACCGTCGGACCGCTGCTCGTGACGCTGCTCGTCTCGCTGTGGTCGCCCGGCGCCGCACTGTTCGTCATCAACGTCATCGGGGTCGTCGGCGCCCTGTCGGTCGTGATGTCGAAGCCGTCCCGCGCCTGGCGCTCGGCACCACGGGAGGCGCACTGGCTGGGCGCGCTGCGCTCGCCGGGGCTGCTCGCACTCCTCGGCGCGTTCTTCTTCGTGGGCCTGGCCCTCGGTTCGATCACGGTCGCGGGCGTGGCCTACGCCGACGACCACGGGCGCGAGTCGGTGTACGGCTGGCTGATGGCCGCGCTGGGACTCGGCGCCCTCGTCGGCGGCTCGGTGTACGGGGCGCGGCAGTGGTCAGGCGCCCCCGAGCGGCGGCTGCGGATCATCGTGGCGCTGCTGGCCGCCGGGTACCTCCCGCTGATCCTCACGCCCGGCGTGGCCGCCATGACGGCCCTGTCGGCCGTCGCGGGCGTGTTCCTCGCGCCGGCGATCGCCTGCGCCTTCATCGTCGTCGACCGGCACGCCCCGCGCGGCACGGTCACCGAGGCGTTCTCCTGGCTCGTGACCACCTTCGGCGTGGGCGCGGCCGCCGGCACGGCGGTGGCCGGTCCGGCCGTCGAGATCGGCGGTACCGCGTGGAGTTTCGCGGTCGCCGGGGCCGGGGGGATCGCGGCGCTGATGGTTCTGACAGCCACTCAGCGGGTGCTCGCGGTTCCCGGCCGCACCGACGACATCACGGGCTCCGGCAGCCACTCATCGGAAAATGATCGAAACGGTGCCGCCCAACCCGGTTTCAGCTCAGGCCGTGAGGCGTAA
- the pafA gene encoding Pup--protein ligase, with translation MDRRIFGLENEYGVTCTFRGQRRLSPDEVARYLFRRVVSWGRSSNVFLRNGARLYLDVGSHPEYATPECDNVTELVTHDKAGERILEGLLVDAERRLHEEGIAGDVYLFKNNTDSAGNSYGCHENYLVARHGEFSRLADILIPFLVTRQLICGAGKVLQTPRGAVFCVSQRAEHIWEGVSSATTRSRPIINTRDEPHADAERYRRLHVIVGDSNMSETTMLLKVGATDLVLRMIEAGTVMRDLTLENPIRAIREVSHDITGQRKVRLASGREASALEVQREYYEKAVDFVDRRGIRTGTVEQVLELWGRALDAIEEEDLDRIGTEIDWVMKYKLLERYRAKRNMSMSHPRVAQIDLAYHDIHRRRGLYYLLEKKGQAARICNDLKIFEGKSVPPQTTRARLRGDFIRRAQEQRRDFTVDWVHLKLNDQAQRTVLCKDPFRSVDDRVEKLIAGM, from the coding sequence ATGGACCGCCGCATTTTCGGGCTGGAGAACGAGTACGGCGTCACGTGCACGTTCAGGGGACAGCGCCGACTGTCACCTGACGAAGTGGCGCGCTACCTCTTCCGCCGTGTCGTGTCATGGGGCCGCAGCAGCAATGTCTTTCTGCGGAACGGAGCCCGCCTGTACCTCGACGTGGGTTCGCATCCGGAATACGCAACACCTGAATGCGACAACGTGACCGAGCTGGTCACGCATGACAAGGCCGGTGAGCGCATTCTCGAAGGCCTTCTCGTCGACGCCGAACGCCGCCTGCACGAGGAGGGAATCGCGGGCGACGTCTATCTCTTCAAGAACAACACCGACTCGGCGGGAAACTCCTACGGCTGCCACGAGAACTATCTCGTCGCGCGCCATGGCGAGTTCTCGCGGCTGGCCGACATCCTGATTCCGTTCCTCGTCACGAGGCAGTTGATCTGCGGCGCGGGAAAGGTGCTGCAGACGCCCCGGGGAGCGGTGTTCTGCGTCAGCCAGCGTGCGGAGCACATCTGGGAGGGCGTCAGTTCCGCCACCACCCGCTCGCGCCCCATCATCAACACCCGTGACGAACCGCACGCGGACGCCGAGCGCTACCGCCGGCTCCATGTCATCGTCGGCGACTCCAACATGTCGGAGACGACGATGCTGCTGAAGGTCGGTGCGACGGACCTCGTCCTGCGCATGATCGAGGCAGGCACGGTCATGCGCGACCTCACGCTGGAGAACCCGATCCGGGCCATCCGCGAGGTCAGCCACGACATAACGGGCCAGCGCAAGGTGCGCCTGGCCAGCGGCCGGGAGGCCTCCGCGCTCGAGGTCCAGCGCGAGTACTACGAGAAGGCCGTCGACTTCGTCGACCGCCGCGGCATCCGCACCGGCACGGTCGAGCAGGTCCTGGAGCTGTGGGGCCGCGCGTTGGACGCGATCGAGGAGGAGGACCTCGACCGGATCGGCACCGAGATCGACTGGGTCATGAAGTACAAGCTGCTGGAGCGGTACCGCGCCAAGCGCAACATGTCCATGTCGCACCCGAGGGTCGCGCAGATAGACCTCGCCTACCACGACATCCACCGCAGGCGCGGCCTGTACTACCTCCTCGAGAAGAAGGGCCAGGCCGCCCGCATCTGCAACGACCTGAAGATCTTCGAGGGTAAGTCAGTGCCCCCGCAGACCACCAGGGCGCGGCTGCGCGGCGACTTCATCCGCCGGGCGCAGGAGCAGCGGCGGGACTTCACCGTCGACTGGGTGCACCTCAAGCTCAACGACCAGGCGCAGCGCACGGTGCTCTGCAAGGACCCCTTCCGGTCGGTCGACGACAGGGTGGAGAAGCTCATCGCCGGCATGTGA
- a CDS encoding FKBP-type peptidyl-prolyl cis-trans isomerase — protein sequence MRRLAGLLVVPLLLLTTAACGDDKGSDSASTSMTNGLPTITEGAKFGEKPTLAKGEGEPPKDLKVNVVSEGKGQTLKKGDVAQVDYLGQVWDGEEPFDNSFDRGEPFTVTLGGGGVIEGWQKALDGQKVGSRLEVAIPPELGYGAQEQGSIPANSTLVFVMDIVKGTTLPTSAKGSEVAQDNIDLPKVGTNTDGEKPSLTVPKKDAPSKLVSNYVIEGTGPAVKATDTLSVKYQGVLWKDGKEFDSSYARGNAPVSFPLAQVIPGWQKGLEGKKVGSRVLLVVPPDMGYGDQEQQGIPAKSTLVFTVDILAVQ from the coding sequence GTGCGCCGACTTGCCGGCCTGCTCGTCGTACCCCTGCTGCTGTTGACGACAGCGGCATGCGGTGACGACAAGGGCTCCGATTCCGCTTCCACCTCGATGACGAACGGGCTGCCCACGATCACCGAGGGTGCGAAGTTCGGCGAGAAGCCGACCCTTGCCAAGGGCGAGGGCGAGCCTCCCAAGGACCTGAAGGTCAACGTCGTCAGCGAGGGCAAGGGCCAGACCCTCAAGAAGGGCGACGTCGCCCAGGTCGACTACCTGGGCCAGGTGTGGGACGGCGAGGAGCCGTTCGACAACAGCTTCGACCGTGGCGAGCCGTTCACCGTGACGCTCGGCGGCGGCGGTGTCATCGAGGGCTGGCAGAAGGCGCTCGACGGCCAGAAGGTCGGCAGCCGTCTCGAGGTGGCGATCCCGCCGGAGCTCGGTTACGGCGCGCAGGAGCAGGGCAGCATCCCGGCCAACTCCACGCTGGTCTTCGTCATGGACATTGTCAAGGGCACCACGCTCCCGACGTCCGCCAAGGGCAGCGAGGTCGCCCAGGACAACATCGACCTGCCCAAGGTCGGCACGAACACCGACGGCGAGAAGCCGTCGCTGACGGTGCCCAAGAAGGACGCGCCGTCCAAGCTGGTGTCGAACTACGTGATCGAGGGCACCGGTCCCGCGGTCAAGGCCACGGACACCCTGTCCGTGAAGTACCAGGGCGTCCTGTGGAAGGACGGCAAGGAGTTCGACAGCAGCTACGCCAGGGGCAACGCGCCGGTGAGCTTCCCGCTCGCCCAGGTCATCCCCGGCTGGCAGAAGGGCCTCGAGGGCAAGAAGGTCGGCAGCCGCGTACTGCTCGTCGTCCCGCCGGACATGGGCTACGGCGACCAGGAGCAGCAGGGCATCCCGGCCAAGTCCACCCTCGTTTTCACGGTCGACATCCTGGCCGTTCAGTAG